A window from Felis catus isolate Fca126 chromosome B1, F.catus_Fca126_mat1.0, whole genome shotgun sequence encodes these proteins:
- the NPY2R gene encoding neuropeptide Y receptor type 2 — MGPVGAEADENQTVEEMKVEKYHPRQTTPRGELAPDPEPELLDSTMLIEVQIILILAYCSIILLGVIGNSLVIHVVIKFKSMRTVTNFFIANLAVADLLVNTLCLPFTLTYTLMGEWKMGPVLCHLVPYAQGLAVQVSTITLTVIALDRHRCIVYHLESKISKRISFLIIGLAWGISALLASPLAIFREYSLIEIIPDFEIVVCTEKWPGEEKNIYGTIYSLSSLLILYVLPLGIISFSYTRIWSKLKNHVSPGAANDHYHQRRQKTTKMLVCVVVVFAVSWLPLHAFQLAVDIDNQVLDLKEYKLIFTVFHIIAMCSTFANPFLYGWMNSNYRKAFLAAFRCEQRLDAIHSEVSVTFKTKKNLEVKKNNGPNDSFTEATNV; from the coding sequence ATGGGCCCAGTAGGTGCAGAGGCTGATGAGAACCAGACAGTGGAAGAAATGAAGGTGGAGAAGTACCATCCACGGCAAACCACTCCTAGAGGTGAGCTGGCCCCTGACCCTGAGCCAGAGCTTCTAGACAGCACCATGCTGATTGAGGTGCAGATTATCCTCATATTAGCTTATTGCTCTATCATCTTGCTCGGGGTAATTGGAAACTCTCTGGTGATTCACGTGGTGATCAAATTCAAGAGCATGCGCACAGTAACCAACTTTTTCATTGCCAATCTGGCTGTGGCAGATCTTCTGGTGAACACCCTGTGTTTGCCATTCACTCTTACCTACACCTTAATGGGGGAGTGGAAAATGGGTCCTGTCCTGTGCCACCTGGTACCCtatgcccagggcctggcagtgCAAGTGTCCACGATCACCTTGACGGTAATTGCCCTGGACCGGCATCGTTGCATTGTCTACCACCTGGAAAGCAAGATCTCCAAGAGAATCAGCTTCCTGATTATTGGCCTGGCCTGGGGCATCAGTGCCTTGCTTGCAAGCCCCCTGGCCATCTTCCGCGAGTACTCGCTGATTGAGATTATTCCCGACTTTGAGATTGTGGTCTGCACTGAGAAGTGGCCTGGTGAGGAGAAGAACATCTATGGCACCATCTACAGTCTTTCTTCCTTGTTGATCCTATACGTTTTGCCTCTGGGCATCATATCTTTTTCCTACACTCGTATCTGGAGTAAACTTAAGAACCATGTCAGCCCTGGAGCTGCTAATGATCACTACCATCAGCGAAGGCAAAAAACGACCAAAATGCTGGTGTGTGTGGTAGTGGTGTTTGCAGTCAGCTGGTTGCCTCTCCATGCCTTCCAACTCGCTGTTGACATTGACAACCAAGTCCTAGACCTGAAGGAGTACAAACTCATCTTCACCGTGTTCCACATTATCGCCATGTGCTCCACCTTTGCCAACCCCTTTCTCTATGGCTGGATGAACAGCAACTATAGAAAGGCTTTCCTAGCAGCCTTCCGCTGTGAGCAGAGGTTGGATGCCATTCACTCTGAGGTGTCTGTGACGTTCAAGACTAAAAAGAACCTGGAGGTAAAAAAGAACAATGGTCCCAATGACTCTTTCACAGAGGCTACCAATGTGTAA